The Tenuifilum thalassicum genome includes the window ATAAGTTACCCTTGTTTGCGCATTCTATGATAAAAAGCAAGGAAAAAATAACTACCATTATTATTCCTTTATTTTTCTCAATGTAACATATATCATTGGATTACCATGGTGTACTGCGTGCCTTTTAGGATAGTTTTCCCAATATATAGTATCTCTTCGCCAACCATTCTTATCATAAAACCATTTATAAAATTTATTTGTTTCCTCCCATGCGTCGCCAATTTTAATACTGTTAATATCTTCTCGAAGGGTCAATGTACCAAGTTTCTTAGCTTGGTAGTCGGGCTTGTAGTTTACAGGTAGTTCAAGTACAACAAACAATCCATTACTAGGCATGGGTAATTTATATTCATAAAGGTTAATTTTTAAGTAATCATCACCTTTATAACCTTTATTTGCCTCAAATAAAATTGGTCCTAATAATCTTAAAGAATCGTTGGGTTTCAAAAATTCCTTTTCACCAGCATAAAGCGAAAAAAGAAATGGAGATGCAGGGTTGCCTTTATTTACAATATATATGCATAATTGATTTATAACAAACTGCTCATTAGGTTTTTTATTTGGAATATATAAACCGAGTTTTCCATATATAGAATTATAGTAATCTTTTCTTGGCTTTTTTTTATAAATTCCCATCTTTTCGAATTTAATCCTTTTGGGGGATTTAATTGTAACTCCTTCAATACTAAATTGTTTGCTCTTAAGTGGGATACTAATAATATCTTGAGGTAACATCGACAAATCAATTTCTTTATCAATGTATGACATATGCTTTAATAAAACCTTTGAATGGTATAATTTTTTTGTTGGCTTAAATAAGCCATTGGCATCTGTCTGTCCTACAACCGCACCATTCAACAATACAAAGCAATCTGAAATTGGTTCAGTAGTTGCTTCATCAAATACTCTAAGGATTAACTCCTTGGGGGTATTTACATAAATTGGCGATTGCCAAAGAAATGCTAAAAGAATTAAATGCAATAAATACATAAAATTTTGTAAAATACATACAGGCAAATAATGCCTGTATGTTATCAATTCTGACTAATTAATCTAATCTTGTTTCAGTGGTCTCATAAAAACCAAACCATGAACATCTTTGTTTCACAGTATGAGAGACCCCATTTTCATCGACAAATTCACCTGCATAATGCCAATGATTGAATCTCAAAATACGATCTCCACCTTTAAAATTGTTCAAATCATTTTCTAGCATAGACATTGACTCAAATTTATCTATTTTCTTCATATCGTTGTGTTGTTAATCGTAAAGTTCTTTATATTTATCTGTGGGGTTACCCCAAATATTATAATATTGATACCTGATGATACTTGTGCCTTCGCTTGCACCTTCAAGTTTCACATATCCAACTTTTATAACACGCCAACCCCATCCTCCTTCAATTGATTTCATTTCATCGGAAGTAAGTTGACAAAACTTCTTATCATCTAAACTTTCCATATTATTATATTTTTCCTACTCATAGGGAACACCCCAGGCTTTTCAGTTACCGCCCACCACTCCATCCTGCGCAGTTTATTTTAATGGATTGGTTAATACAAAGTAAACCGACAGGTCGGCAACCACACTTTCGACCTGTAAATATTTTATGTTTTATAGCATATTTATGGGGGGGGTAAGTTTGGCGTGTCGGTATTTTGTGTTTTGGATTCGTCCTCAATAAAACAAAGAACTAGCCTGCCGGGGCGGGAGAACTTCCAAGTACGGAGCGTAGGATTGTACTCCAAGGGTACTTTTATGCTCTCGAGCTGTTCAAAATAGTTGCGCACGGTGCGTTCGCTCACTCCAAGCTTATCGGCAATTTCGGGTGCAGTTCCTGCGTTGCCGCTTCGTAAAAGAAAATCGAGATACTCGATAAGTCGTTTTGATTCAATAATATTCATTTCAACTAAACATAAAATTAATGAGAGTGGTCTGGCCCCCTATAAATCGAAGTTTTGTATAGATAGTTAAACAAATATATTATATTTCGTTTACAATTAAAGTAGCAAAGGGCAACATTAATTCAACAAGCAAATGCGACACAATTAAAGAACTCTGTTTTTGGAGTACTAAAATGCAAAGTCTTCCTTGGTTTTCTGTTTATCCGTCTTTGCCGGAAAATTCTGAAATCTGACCCGTCCTAAATAATGTCTACATAAAAATGTAGATATGAATAAGAATAATTACGTAACAAAACGCTACAGCGAGAGTTTTAAATTAAAAATTTTAAGCGAACTTAGCACGGGTAAGTACTCAAAGCATGATCTTACCCAGCAGTACGGAATTTATGTTCCAACTATTAACCGATGGATTAAGAAATACAACAGGGTAGACCTTATGAACAAGCGAGTTTTAGTGCAAGAGCCAGATGAGGTCAGCAAGCTGCAGGCCTTGCAGAAGGAGATGGAGCCTCTCAAGAAGCTTCTGCTTAAGATGAACCTTGAGTTCCAGGTAAAGAACTGCTTTCGCATCAGCATGACACAGGAAAACCATTGCTACAAGAATGCTGTGGCCGAAAGGGTAAACGGTATCCTTAAGAATGAGTGTGTTGCCTAATTTTTTTTACCCTTTAGACTTATTTTAGGACTAGACACTCCATAGTTTAAAAAATCTTAAACATAGGAATTGATACGCTTTGTAAAACGATTTGAAGTTTGGAATTATCTATATTAGTATATTCGAACCTAACAAAACCAAACCTAGGATTAAAATAACTCGTAAGTTTTGTTTTCCCCAACACACTTACAGCCTCACTATCAACAATAAAGCAATCCAAATTTCCAAAATTAGTTTTAATTGTCTTTTTCCCAACTATTTTGTACTTATACTTAAATTCAACGATTCCTTTCCATTGCTTCCAGCGTTTATCGCCCCACCCTTCACTTATTTTAAGTTTCCAATTCCAAGAATGGCCTATTTCTAAAGGATACTTAATATACGGGTATGGGTTTAATTCTAAAATTTGAAACAAATACTCCCTCGGAGGATGAAACCATAAATTTTACAATTCTCAATCAGCCCTGTCATGGCATCATTTAGTATTATCGGGATATCTATACAATATCCCGGTTTGATAAAAACAGGGTCGTTGAAATTCATATTTTCTTTAGATATTTCAAGTTGAAACCCTTTAACCAGATTTTTTTTACATGTATTTACATCGATAAAATCCCAAGAACCATCTTTATTAACATAGAAG containing:
- a CDS encoding bacteriocin gives rise to the protein MESLDDKKFCQLTSDEMKSIEGGWGWRVIKVGYVKLEGASEGTSIIRYQYYNIWGNPTDKYKELYD
- a CDS encoding HTH domain-containing protein, which translates into the protein MNIIESKRLIEYLDFLLRSGNAGTAPEIADKLGVSERTVRNYFEQLESIKVPLEYNPTLRTWKFSRPGRLVLCFIEDESKTQNTDTPNLPPP